In Rhodobacteraceae bacterium LMO-JJ12, a single window of DNA contains:
- the rsmI gene encoding 16S rRNA (cytidine(1402)-2'-O)-methyltransferase yields MMRGPVVNFEPSKLAPGLYLIATPIGSARDITLRALDLLAAADVIAAEDTRSMRRLLEIHGIALGSRPLVAYHDHSGEGTRTRLMQALGEGKSVLYASEAGTPMVSDPGFDLVRAARDQGVAVTSAPGPSAAITALTLAGLPTDRFFFAGFLPNTKGKRKTALGELSEVPGTLIFYESPHRIAATLADAVQVLGAQRQGAICRELTKKFEEVLTGSLEELAELTAQRVLKGEIVFLVGRGNSSKISDFDLDSEVRRALDSMSVRDAADAVAAKSGLKRRAVYQRALELAKAGEETGDVDE; encoded by the coding sequence ATGATGCGGGGTCCAGTGGTGAATTTCGAGCCGAGTAAACTTGCCCCCGGGCTGTATCTGATTGCGACGCCGATCGGGTCGGCACGCGACATTACACTCAGGGCGCTGGATCTGCTGGCGGCGGCAGATGTGATCGCGGCCGAGGACACCCGCAGCATGCGGCGGCTGCTGGAGATTCATGGCATTGCCCTGGGCAGTCGTCCGTTGGTCGCCTATCACGATCACAGCGGTGAGGGCACGCGGACACGGCTGATGCAGGCTTTGGGGGAAGGAAAATCGGTGCTCTATGCCTCGGAGGCAGGCACGCCGATGGTGTCGGACCCGGGGTTCGATCTGGTGCGCGCGGCGCGCGATCAGGGGGTTGCGGTGACCTCGGCGCCGGGGCCTTCGGCGGCGATCACGGCGTTGACATTGGCCGGGTTGCCGACGGATCGTTTTTTCTTTGCCGGGTTTCTGCCAAACACCAAAGGCAAGCGGAAAACCGCGCTTGGCGAATTGAGCGAGGTGCCCGGCACCCTGATTTTTTACGAATCGCCACACCGGATAGCAGCGACGCTGGCCGATGCGGTTCAGGTGTTGGGGGCGCAACGACAGGGCGCGATCTGTCGTGAGTTGACCAAGAAGTTCGAAGAAGTATTGACCGGAAGTCTGGAGGAATTGGCTGAACTGACTGCGCAGCGGGTGCTGAAAGGGGAAATTGTTTTCCTGGTGGGGCGGGGAAATTCATCGAAAATTAGTGATTTTGATTTGGACTCAGAGGTGCGGCGGGCGCTTGATTCTATGTCGGTGCGGGATGCAGCGGACGCGGTGGCGGCAAAAAGCGGTTTGAAACGGCGCGCTGTATACCAACGAGCGTTGGAATTGGCCAAGGCGGGGGAAGAGACAGGGGACGTTGACGAATGA
- a CDS encoding YraN family protein, producing the protein MTAHFPVAKSHGSAVATRRVRGKRAYCAGLAAEEQVAQEYARRGMTQVQQRWRGQRGEIDLVMRDGEALVFVEVKQSSSFERAAESLTARQMARIYGAAEEYLSHMDQGQLSETRFDVALVDGRGVIRIIENAFGAF; encoded by the coding sequence ATGACAGCGCATTTTCCGGTGGCGAAATCTCACGGTTCTGCTGTGGCGACGCGGCGGGTGCGCGGCAAGCGGGCCTATTGTGCGGGTCTTGCCGCAGAGGAGCAGGTGGCGCAGGAGTATGCGCGACGCGGAATGACGCAGGTGCAGCAGCGCTGGCGTGGTCAGCGCGGTGAGATTGATCTGGTGATGCGCGATGGTGAGGCGCTGGTGTTTGTCGAGGTCAAGCAAAGCAGCAGTTTCGAACGTGCCGCCGAAAGCCTGACGGCGCGGCAGATGGCGCGAATCTATGGTGCGGCGGAAGAATACCTGTCGCATATGGACCAAGGGCAGCTGAGTGAGACGCGTTTTGATGTGGCGCTTGTGGATGGGCGCGGGGTGATCCGGATCATAGAGAATGCCTTCGGCGCGTTCTGA
- the gshB gene encoding glutathione synthase, which translates to MTVATKPKTALRIAFQMDPIGPINIDADSSFRLAEEAQARGHSLFYYTPEHLSFREGRVMARGWPLEVQRVKGDHFRLGEQQDVDLSEFDVVWLRQDPPFDMFYITTTHLLDRIHPKTLVVNDPFWVRNYPEKLLVLDFPDLTPPTTIARDLDTIRAFKDTHGDIILKPLYGNGGAGVFRLTETDRNLSSLHELFTSFSREPLIAQKFLPDVSNGDKRVILVDGEPVGAINRVPAAGETRSNMHVGGRPEKIGLSQRDQDICARIGPLLREKGQVFVGIDVIGDYLTEINVTSPTGIQELERFDGINVAAKIWDVIEAKRA; encoded by the coding sequence ATGACCGTAGCCACCAAGCCCAAGACCGCGCTTAGAATCGCCTTTCAGATGGACCCGATCGGACCGATCAATATTGATGCCGACAGCAGTTTTCGGCTGGCTGAGGAGGCGCAGGCGCGGGGGCATTCGCTGTTTTATTACACGCCCGAGCATTTGTCCTTTCGTGAGGGACGGGTGATGGCGCGGGGATGGCCGCTGGAGGTGCAGCGGGTGAAGGGCGATCATTTCCGTCTGGGTGAGCAGCAAGATGTCGACCTGTCCGAGTTTGATGTCGTCTGGCTGCGTCAGGATCCGCCGTTTGACATGTTCTATATCACCACCACGCATCTGCTTGATCGGATTCACCCGAAAACGCTCGTGGTCAACGATCCGTTCTGGGTGCGCAATTATCCCGAGAAGCTGTTGGTGCTCGATTTCCCTGACCTGACACCGCCAACCACGATTGCGCGTGATCTCGACACTATTCGCGCCTTCAAGGACACCCATGGCGACATCATCCTCAAGCCGCTTTATGGCAATGGCGGCGCCGGGGTGTTTCGTCTGACCGAGACTGACCGCAACCTCAGTTCGCTGCACGAGCTCTTCACCAGCTTTTCACGTGAGCCGCTGATCGCGCAGAAATTCCTGCCCGATGTCAGCAATGGCGACAAGCGGGTGATTTTGGTGGATGGCGAACCGGTCGGCGCAATCAACCGGGTACCGGCGGCGGGCGAGACCCGCTCAAACATGCATGTCGGCGGGCGCCCCGAGAAGATCGGGCTAAGCCAGCGTGATCAGGATATCTGCGCCCGCATTGGCCCGCTTTTGCGCGAAAAGGGCCAGGTGTTTGTCGGTATCGACGTGATTGGCGACTATCTGACCGAAATCAACGTGACCTCGCCGACCGGTATTCAGGAGTTGGAGCGGTTCGACGGTATCAACGTGGCGGCGAAAATCTGGGACGTGATCGAGGCCAAACGCGCATGA
- a CDS encoding alpha/beta hydrolase: MSLRARLINISLRLFEKRRLRRTEAPEELRRGFERSARLLFHGPRGSRYEPEALAGVPTLKVSGPGAREDRVLLYFHGGGYVMGSPASHKAMLARLSALTGRVAWLPDYRKAPEHPFPGAIEDALAVYTALCDEGPSSRIAMGGDSAGGGLVLALLGEICARGLPQPAGTFAFSPLTDMTFSGESFIENARADVMLPVSRARDMEEMYLAGADPTDPRASPLFARFSGAGPVWISAGDSEILLDDTRRMAMHLIEQGVAVTQIIERDLPHVWPMFQRLMPEANATLDDLAEWITALSEPSAGS; encoded by the coding sequence ATGAGTTTGCGCGCACGTCTGATTAACATCAGCCTGCGATTGTTTGAAAAGCGCCGCCTGCGTCGAACCGAAGCGCCAGAAGAATTGCGCCGGGGGTTTGAGCGCAGCGCGCGGCTGTTGTTTCATGGTCCGCGCGGCAGCCGCTATGAGCCGGAGGCGCTGGCGGGCGTGCCGACCCTGAAGGTCAGCGGTCCGGGGGCGCGCGAAGACAGAGTGCTGCTTTATTTCCATGGTGGCGGCTATGTGATGGGGTCGCCCGCGTCCCACAAGGCGATGCTGGCGCGGTTGTCGGCGTTGACCGGGCGTGTGGCGTGGCTGCCGGATTACCGCAAGGCACCTGAACACCCGTTTCCGGGGGCGATCGAGGATGCGCTGGCCGTCTACACGGCGCTTTGTGATGAGGGCCCGTCGAGCCGGATCGCTATGGGGGGCGACAGTGCGGGGGGCGGGTTGGTCTTGGCGTTGCTGGGCGAAATCTGCGCCCGAGGTTTGCCGCAGCCGGCGGGGACGTTTGCATTTTCACCGCTGACGGACATGACGTTTTCGGGCGAGTCGTTTATTGAGAATGCCCGCGCAGATGTGATGTTGCCGGTGTCGCGGGCGCGCGACATGGAAGAGATGTATCTGGCCGGGGCTGATCCGACAGATCCGCGCGCTTCGCCGCTGTTTGCACGGTTTTCGGGCGCTGGTCCGGTTTGGATTTCTGCGGGGGATAGCGAAATCCTGCTTGATGACACGCGGCGTATGGCGATGCATCTGATTGAACAGGGTGTTGCGGTAACGCAAATTATTGAGCGAGATTTGCCGCATGTCTGGCCAATGTTTCAACGCCTGATGCCAGAGGCGAACGCGACGTTGGATGATCTGGCGGAGTGGATCACTGCTCTTTCAGAGCCATCAGCCGGAAGCTGA
- a CDS encoding YifB family Mg chelatase-like AAA ATPase, with the protein MVSRAYTVAFEGVVARSVEVQCAVTPGLPAFSIVGLPDKAVSEARDRVRTALSSLSIALPSKRITVNLSPADLPKEGSHYDLPIALALLAALEIIPGDATEAVTALGELSLDGSLVPVLGALPAAMSAAEQNRTLICPRASGAEAAWVGGALVLAPKSLSDVVRHFTGQSPLAPAEPGEVLADPQQRDLRDVKGQERAKRALEIAAAGRHHLIMVGSPGSGKSMLAARIPSILPPLNPTEALETSMIHSLSGLLDEGGISRTRPFREPHHTASMAAIVGGGRTARPGEISLAHNGVLFMDEFPEFPRTVLETLRQPIETGEIVVSRANAHMRYPCKFMLVAAANPCKCGYLSDPNRACARVPQCGEDYLGRISGPLMDRFDLRIEVPPVAYSDLDLPPSGEGSAEVAARVAAARKVQESRYSQSSTAQLNSDAEGELLEEIATPDSQGRELLIKVAERMGLTARGYHRVLRVARTIADLDGSSDVRHPHVAEAVSFRLMALKEQ; encoded by the coding sequence ATGGTTTCGCGCGCCTATACAGTCGCCTTTGAGGGCGTCGTGGCCCGGTCTGTCGAGGTGCAATGCGCCGTCACCCCCGGTCTCCCCGCGTTCTCTATCGTCGGCCTTCCCGACAAAGCGGTCAGCGAAGCACGCGACCGGGTGCGCACCGCGCTCTCTTCGCTCTCCATCGCGCTGCCGTCAAAACGCATAACGGTCAATCTCTCGCCCGCCGACCTGCCCAAAGAGGGCAGCCATTATGACCTGCCGATCGCCCTCGCACTTCTGGCCGCGCTCGAAATCATTCCCGGCGATGCAACCGAGGCGGTCACGGCACTGGGCGAGTTGTCGCTCGATGGCTCCCTGGTTCCCGTGCTCGGCGCCCTGCCCGCCGCCATGTCGGCTGCCGAACAGAACCGCACGTTGATTTGCCCGCGCGCGTCCGGCGCCGAAGCGGCATGGGTCGGGGGCGCGCTGGTGCTGGCTCCTAAGTCCCTGTCCGACGTGGTGCGCCACTTTACCGGTCAGTCACCGCTTGCCCCCGCCGAACCGGGTGAAGTTCTGGCCGACCCGCAGCAGCGCGACCTGCGGGACGTGAAGGGACAGGAACGCGCCAAACGCGCGCTTGAAATCGCAGCTGCCGGACGCCATCACTTGATCATGGTCGGCTCGCCTGGTTCCGGCAAATCCATGCTCGCCGCGCGCATCCCCTCGATCCTGCCACCGCTCAACCCGACCGAAGCGTTGGAAACCTCGATGATCCATTCCCTCTCCGGGTTGCTGGACGAGGGCGGCATCTCGCGCACACGCCCGTTCCGCGAACCCCATCACACCGCCTCGATGGCCGCCATTGTCGGCGGCGGGCGCACCGCCCGCCCCGGCGAGATCAGCCTCGCACATAACGGCGTGCTCTTTATGGACGAATTCCCAGAGTTTCCCCGCACCGTTCTGGAAACCCTGCGCCAACCGATTGAGACTGGCGAAATCGTGGTCTCTCGCGCCAACGCCCATATGCGTTATCCTTGTAAATTCATGCTGGTCGCCGCCGCAAACCCTTGTAAATGCGGCTATCTTTCCGACCCAAACCGCGCCTGTGCGCGTGTCCCACAATGTGGCGAAGACTATCTGGGCCGCATCTCAGGGCCCCTGATGGACCGCTTCGATCTGCGCATCGAAGTGCCGCCCGTGGCCTATAGCGATCTCGATTTGCCACCCTCGGGCGAAGGCTCAGCCGAAGTGGCCGCGCGCGTGGCAGCAGCCCGCAAGGTCCAAGAGAGCCGTTATTCACAGTCTTCAACAGCGCAACTCAACTCCGATGCCGAAGGCGAGTTGCTGGAAGAAATCGCCACCCCCGATTCCCAAGGCCGCGAGTTGTTGATCAAAGTGGCCGAACGCATGGGGCTAACGGCGCGTGGCTACCATCGCGTGCTGCGCGTCGCCCGCACCATCGCCGATCTTGACGGCTCATCGGATGTGCGTCACCCGCATGTCGCCGAAGCGGTCAGCTTCCGGCTGATGGCTCTGAAAGAGCAGTGA
- a CDS encoding histidine phosphatase family protein gives MRRLFWVRHGPTHAKSMVGWSDLPADLSDTAQIARLSEYLPLTAPVISSDLIRATATADAIAQGRPRLPHDRQLREMHFGDWELKRHNEIEDQAHARAFWENPGDIRPPRGESWNDVTTRVNAAVSRIFREHSSPDIIAVAHFGVILTQLQQALRLEATAAFSHKIDNLSVTELHFDQDQWRAIRFNHLP, from the coding sequence ATGAGGCGTCTGTTCTGGGTTCGTCATGGGCCGACGCACGCAAAATCCATGGTCGGCTGGTCCGATCTGCCTGCCGATCTCTCCGACACGGCCCAGATCGCACGTCTTTCCGAATATCTGCCCCTAACGGCACCGGTGATTTCCTCAGACCTTATTCGCGCCACCGCCACAGCCGACGCAATTGCCCAGGGTCGCCCACGTCTGCCCCACGATCGGCAATTGCGCGAAATGCATTTCGGAGATTGGGAACTCAAACGCCACAACGAAATCGAAGATCAGGCCCACGCCCGCGCCTTCTGGGAAAACCCCGGCGATATCCGCCCCCCACGCGGCGAAAGCTGGAACGATGTCACCACCCGCGTAAACGCCGCAGTGTCCCGAATTTTTAGGGAACATTCCTCTCCCGACATCATCGCCGTCGCACATTTCGGCGTGATCCTGACGCAGTTGCAACAGGCGCTCCGACTTGAGGCCACTGCGGCCTTCTCGCACAAGATCGACAATCTCTCGGTCACCGAACTTCATTTCGACCAGGACCAATGGCGCGCAATACGGTTTAATCACCTTCCGTGA
- the cobU gene encoding bifunctional adenosylcobinamide kinase/adenosylcobinamide-phosphate guanylyltransferase, with translation MPAQLTLVLGGIASGKSAYAESLVHAMGLPMLYLATAQAYDSEMKAKIERHRASRGPDWTTVEAPLALAEALRKAPQDHAVLLDCATLWLSNHLLAEHDLAAEQAELLAALAARPAPVVVVSNEVGLAGVAENALMRQFANAQGQLNQALAAQADHVILITAGLPLILKGAPS, from the coding sequence ATGCCTGCACAACTCACTCTCGTTCTCGGCGGTATCGCCAGCGGCAAATCGGCCTACGCCGAATCCCTTGTGCATGCCATGGGTCTGCCCATGCTCTATCTCGCCACGGCCCAAGCGTACGACAGCGAAATGAAGGCCAAGATCGAGCGCCATCGTGCCTCTCGCGGTCCCGACTGGACCACCGTTGAAGCCCCGCTTGCTCTCGCCGAAGCCCTTCGCAAAGCCCCCCAGGATCACGCTGTTCTTCTCGATTGCGCGACCCTATGGCTCTCAAATCATCTCCTCGCCGAGCATGATCTCGCGGCCGAACAAGCCGAACTTCTGGCAGCACTTGCCGCCCGCCCCGCCCCTGTTGTGGTGGTCTCCAACGAGGTCGGGCTTGCAGGCGTGGCCGAGAATGCGCTCATGCGACAATTTGCCAACGCCCAAGGTCAGCTCAATCAGGCGCTTGCCGCCCAGGCCGATCACGTCATTCTAATAACCGCCGGCCTGCCGCTCATCCTGAAAGGCGCGCCCTCATGA
- a CDS encoding ChaN family lipoprotein: MVRWVMMIWLGLAGMAQAGEMPKGMAEADVVLLGEVHDNAVIHARQAEFVKRIRPRAMVFEMLTSEQAAKAVPEVRADSEMLKTALSWDESGWPDFSMYYPVFEAGGEALFLGAAVPRNEAYAAMEKGVPESFGEGAARFGLTSALPQDEQEAREALQHAAHCEALPKEMLPVMVELQRLRDAMLARTVLEALEATGGPVVVITGNGHVRKDWGVPSLLEKAQPGISIFAMGLVEEGGEGEGQFDAEESFPQAEREDPCGAFEKG, encoded by the coding sequence ATGGTGCGATGGGTGATGATGATCTGGCTTGGGTTGGCCGGAATGGCGCAGGCAGGCGAGATGCCGAAAGGGATGGCCGAGGCTGATGTGGTTCTCTTGGGGGAAGTGCATGACAACGCGGTTATTCACGCGCGTCAGGCCGAATTTGTGAAACGGATTCGTCCGCGCGCGATGGTGTTTGAGATGCTCACATCCGAGCAGGCGGCCAAGGCGGTGCCAGAGGTGCGCGCGGATAGTGAAATGCTGAAAACCGCGTTGAGCTGGGACGAATCGGGATGGCCTGATTTCTCGATGTATTACCCGGTTTTTGAGGCTGGTGGAGAGGCGCTGTTCCTTGGCGCGGCGGTGCCGCGAAATGAAGCCTATGCGGCGATGGAAAAGGGTGTGCCCGAGAGCTTTGGCGAAGGTGCCGCGCGTTTTGGGTTGACCAGCGCATTGCCGCAAGACGAGCAGGAGGCACGCGAGGCGCTTCAGCATGCGGCCCATTGCGAGGCTTTGCCGAAAGAGATGTTGCCAGTCATGGTTGAATTGCAACGGTTGCGCGATGCTATGTTGGCGCGCACTGTGCTGGAGGCGCTTGAGGCGACAGGCGGGCCTGTCGTGGTGATCACCGGCAATGGCCACGTGCGCAAGGATTGGGGGGTGCCGTCTTTGTTGGAGAAGGCGCAACCCGGTATCAGCATTTTCGCCATGGGGCTTGTTGAGGAAGGTGGTGAAGGGGAGGGCCAGTTTGACGCTGAGGAGAGCTTCCCGCAGGCGGAACGCGAAGACCCGTGTGGGGCGTTTGAGAAGGGGTGA
- the coaBC gene encoding bifunctional phosphopantothenoylcysteine decarboxylase/phosphopantothenate--cysteine ligase CoaBC, producing the protein MMTAKTPAEIPAKTLAGKRILLIISGGIAAYKCLDLIRRLRERGASVTPVLTRGAQQFVTPLSVAALAGEKAYTDLFDLTDEAEMGHIQLSRVADLVVVAPATANILAKMAGGQADDLATTLLMATDTPVLAAPAMNLRMYEHPATQRNIATLKGDGVRFVGPNAGDMACGEFGPGRMAEPLEIVAAIEAELSDGPLKGKRILVTSGPTHEPIDPVRYIANRSSGAQGTAIANALAALGAEVVFVTGPAEAARPNGVQIVEVESAAEMLAAVEAALPVAAGVFAAAVADWRVDGAGTSKIKKVAGKLPVLEFSENPDILKRVSRMESGRPALVVGFAAETDDVIVNATTKRKRKGCDWIVANDVSPETGIMGGAENAVHLISDAGVEDWPRMGKGEVAMRLAERIAEALG; encoded by the coding sequence ATGATGACTGCCAAAACGCCTGCTGAAATACCTGCCAAGACACTGGCGGGGAAACGCATCCTGTTGATCATCTCGGGCGGGATTGCGGCCTACAAATGTCTCGATCTGATCCGGCGATTGCGTGAACGTGGCGCATCGGTGACCCCGGTACTGACACGCGGCGCGCAGCAGTTTGTAACCCCGTTGTCGGTGGCTGCATTGGCGGGCGAGAAGGCCTATACCGACCTGTTTGATCTGACAGACGAGGCCGAGATGGGCCATATCCAGCTCAGCCGAGTGGCCGATCTGGTGGTGGTGGCACCGGCGACGGCGAACATTTTGGCCAAGATGGCGGGTGGGCAGGCCGACGATCTGGCCACGACGTTGTTGATGGCCACCGATACGCCCGTGCTGGCCGCACCGGCGATGAATTTGCGGATGTATGAGCACCCGGCAACTCAGCGCAATATCGCGACATTGAAGGGCGATGGCGTGCGGTTTGTCGGGCCGAACGCCGGTGATATGGCGTGCGGTGAGTTCGGACCCGGACGGATGGCCGAACCGCTGGAAATTGTTGCCGCAATTGAAGCTGAATTGAGCGATGGGCCGCTTAAGGGCAAGCGGATTCTGGTGACTTCGGGGCCGACGCATGAGCCGATTGATCCGGTGCGCTATATCGCCAACCGATCGTCGGGGGCGCAGGGCACGGCGATTGCAAATGCCTTGGCGGCGTTGGGGGCCGAGGTTGTTTTTGTCACCGGTCCGGCAGAGGCCGCGCGCCCCAACGGGGTGCAGATAGTTGAGGTGGAAAGTGCCGCCGAGATGTTGGCGGCGGTGGAAGCGGCGCTGCCAGTGGCCGCGGGGGTATTTGCGGCGGCTGTGGCGGATTGGCGGGTGGACGGGGCGGGGACGTCGAAGATCAAGAAGGTGGCGGGGAAATTGCCTGTGCTGGAATTTTCCGAGAACCCGGATATCTTGAAACGTGTTTCGCGGATGGAAAGCGGGCGGCCCGCGTTGGTGGTGGGGTTTGCCGCCGAAACCGACGATGTGATCGTCAATGCAACGACCAAGCGCAAGCGTAAGGGGTGTGACTGGATCGTGGCCAATGATGTCTCGCCCGAGACGGGAATCATGGGCGGGGCGGAGAATGCGGTGCATCTGATTTCGGATGCAGGCGTTGAAGACTGGCCGCGCATGGGCAAGGGCGAGGTAGCCATGCGGCTGGCGGAGCGGATTGCCGAGGCGTTGGGATAA
- the dut gene encoding dUTP diphosphatase: MVSLKLSWVEGADQKVALPSYETPGAAGADVRANLPDRGAVVLAPGARALIPTGLRMEIPLGFEVQVRPRSGLALKHGIMLVNSPGTIDSDYRGELGVIMLNAGDAAFEIRHGDRVAQLIVAPVVQAAFSLVDELSETARGGGGFGSTGRG; this comes from the coding sequence GTGGTTTCCTTGAAGCTGAGTTGGGTTGAGGGGGCGGACCAGAAGGTGGCGCTTCCTTCCTATGAGACGCCGGGTGCGGCGGGTGCGGATGTGCGGGCTAACCTGCCGGATCGGGGGGCTGTCGTTCTCGCACCCGGAGCGAGAGCGTTGATCCCGACGGGGTTGCGCATGGAAATTCCGCTTGGGTTTGAGGTGCAGGTGCGGCCACGTTCGGGGCTGGCGTTGAAGCATGGGATCATGTTGGTGAACAGCCCCGGGACGATTGACAGCGATTATCGCGGTGAGTTGGGGGTGATCATGCTTAATGCCGGGGACGCGGCGTTTGAGATCAGACATGGTGACAGGGTTGCGCAATTGATTGTGGCACCGGTGGTGCAGGCGGCGTTTTCGTTGGTTGACGAGTTGAGCGAGACGGCGCGGGGCGGTGGCGGGTTCGGCTCAACCGGGCGGGGATAG
- the moeB gene encoding molybdopterin-synthase adenylyltransferase MoeB — MLLVIGIAVMIWVVGRLMRWPGVMVWALIALLWLAVFVMHLVLPTGHGLRVATGESPVLWGMIGAGALVAALYARGLKWLRARAPEQTFSQAETPGDAKPGAFSEGELSRYARHIVLRELGGPGQKKLKSAKVLVIGAGGLGSPALLYLAAAGVGRIGVVDDDVVDASNLQRQVIHRQDDIGDPKVQSAMEAMRGVNPFVDVRPYQRRLSEEIVGELFAEYDVILDGTDNSDTRYLVNRAAVATGKPLISGAIAQWEGQLSVFDPKAGAPCYQCVFPEAPAAGLAPSCSEAGVVGPLPGVIGAMMALEAIKLIAGAGHVLRGEMMIYDGLWGESRKITVKRRADCPICGGAG, encoded by the coding sequence ATGCTGCTGGTTATTGGCATTGCGGTGATGATCTGGGTGGTCGGGCGTTTGATGCGCTGGCCCGGGGTCATGGTCTGGGCGTTGATCGCGCTTTTGTGGCTGGCGGTGTTTGTGATGCATTTGGTGCTGCCGACGGGGCATGGCCTGCGCGTGGCGACGGGGGAAAGCCCGGTGCTGTGGGGGATGATCGGGGCCGGGGCGCTGGTGGCGGCGCTCTATGCGCGGGGGCTGAAATGGCTCCGGGCGCGTGCGCCGGAGCAGACGTTCAGTCAGGCAGAAACGCCGGGCGACGCAAAGCCGGGGGCGTTTTCGGAAGGCGAGCTTTCGCGCTATGCCCGCCACATCGTGTTGCGCGAGTTGGGCGGGCCGGGGCAGAAAAAACTTAAAAGTGCCAAGGTGTTGGTGATTGGGGCCGGGGGGCTGGGGTCGCCTGCGCTGCTTTATCTTGCTGCGGCGGGGGTGGGTCGGATCGGGGTCGTGGATGATGATGTGGTCGATGCCAGCAACCTGCAACGGCAAGTCATTCACCGCCAGGACGATATCGGAGACCCCAAGGTGCAATCGGCGATGGAGGCGATGCGCGGGGTGAATCCCTTTGTCGACGTGCGGCCTTATCAGCGGCGATTGAGCGAGGAAATCGTGGGTGAACTGTTCGCCGAGTATGATGTGATCCTTGACGGGACCGACAATTCCGACACCCGATACCTGGTCAACCGGGCCGCCGTGGCGACGGGTAAGCCGTTGATTTCAGGGGCGATTGCGCAATGGGAGGGGCAGCTTTCGGTGTTTGATCCAAAAGCGGGCGCGCCTTGCTATCAATGCGTGTTTCCAGAAGCACCGGCGGCTGGGTTGGCACCGTCTTGTTCGGAGGCCGGAGTCGTTGGGCCGCTGCCGGGGGTGATCGGGGCGATGATGGCGCTGGAGGCGATCAAGTTGATTGCGGGGGCCGGGCATGTTCTGCGTGGTGAAATGATGATTTACGACGGGCTTTGGGGTGAAAGCCGCAAGATCACCGTGAAACGGCGGGCGGATTGTCCGATCTGTGGTGGCGCCGGTTAA